A genomic segment from Spinacia oleracea cultivar Varoflay chromosome 3, BTI_SOV_V1, whole genome shotgun sequence encodes:
- the LOC110790929 gene encoding microtubule-associated protein RP/EB family member 1C gives MASNIGMMDSAYFVGRSEILSWINSTLHLNLSKVEEAASGAVQCQLMDAAHPGTVPMHKVNFEAKNEYDMIQNYKVLQDVFNKLKITKHIEVNKLIKGRPLDNLEFMQWMKKYFDSVNGGLHSYNPVERRESRKGGKEMVRKSVNLQASNKPISSTNKAHSSHNNRRADVCSANTKNHSFKAVKPSSAAESIYEEQITELKLSVDSLEKERDFYFSKLRDIEMLCQTPEIENSPIVAAMQKILYATDDETSVVAEAQAMMSQHIKLLSPIVEVSEDSVMVENQKRKSIDLDSPANGKQPQRQRLSDVSNIQCSGSPLITF, from the exons ATGGCGAGCAACATAGGAATGATGGATTCCGCGTACTTCGTCGGAAGATCTGAAATACTTTCGTGGATCAATTCCACCCTCCATCTCAATCTCTCCAAAGTCGAAGAG GCAGCTTCAGGGGCAGTGCAGTGTCAATTGATGGACGCCGCCCACCCAGGGACGGTGCCAATGCACAAGGTCAATTTCGAGGCGAAGAACGAGTACGATATGATCCAGAATTACAAGGTTCTTCAAGATGTCTTCAATAAGCTCAAGATCACTAAG CATATAGAAGTTAACAAACTCATAAAAGGGAGGCCATTGGATAATCTGGAGTTTATGCAATGGATGAAGAAATATTTTGATTCTGTTAATGGTGGTCTCCACAG TTACAATCCTGTAGAAAGGAGAGAGAGCAGGAAAGGTGGAAAAGAAATGGTTAGGAAATCAGTAAACCTCCAAGCTTCCAACAAACCAATCAGTTCTACCAACAAGGCTCATTCATCTCACAACAACCGCCGAGCTGATGTGTGTTCTGCTAACACTAAGAATCACTCTTTTAAAGCTGTGAAACCCAGTTCTGCTGCTGAATCTATATATGAAGAACAG ATTACCGAGTTGAAGTTATCAGTTGACAGTCTTGAGAAAGAGCGCGATTTTTATTTCTCAAAGTTGAGGGATATCGAGATGTTGTGTCAAACCCCAGAGATAGAAAATTCACCG ATTGTGGCAGCAATGCAGAAGATACTATATGCTACAGATGATGAAACATCTGTGGTGGCTGAAGCACAAGCCATGATGTCACAGCACATAAAGCTTTTGAGTCCTATCGTCGAGGTCTCAGAAGATAGTGTAATGGTTGAAAATCAGAAGCGAAAAAGCATTGATCTCGACAGTCCTGCAAACGGAAAACAGCCCCAGAGGCAAAGACTTTCTGATGTTTCCAATATCCAATGCAGTGGTTCTCCTCTTATTACCTTTTAG
- the LOC110790924 gene encoding probable carbohydrate esterase At4g34215 — protein MLKTNISSYLHWILLLSYTLNLDRSSCEFRSNDKTIILLAGQSNMAGRGGVINDKWDGIIPEECGPTPSILRLDAKHRWVEATEPLHRDIDTNHTCGVGPGMALAHAVVRKSFEIGTVGLVPCAVGGTNISHWSRGGHLYNQLIKRAMASLREGGTIQALVWYQGESDTLLKQDADAYNRRLLNFFLDFRTDLQSPMLPIIQVAITSGEGRFIEDVRQAQMAVDLLNFQTIDAKGLPLEPDNLHLTTPAQVQLGQQLAHAFLHFLPGQVQTNAGSLLVQNAAPSISHYNFFYTALIASIILIYHISLPVHIL, from the exons ATGTTGAAGACCAATATCTCATCTTACCTGCATTGGATTTTGTTATTATCCTATACCTTGAATTTGGATCGAAGTAGTTGTGAGTTTAGATCCAATGATAAAACCATAATCTTACTAGCCGGGCAGAGCAACATGGCAGGACGAGGTGGCGTAATAAACGACAAATGGGACGGTATAATCCCGGAGGAATGCGGGCCAACCCCATCCATACTTCGCCTAGACGCGAAGCATCGATGGGTGGAGGCAACGGAGCCACTCCATCGGGATATTGATACTAATCATACTTGTGGGGTTGGGCCGGGTATGGCATTGGCCCATGCGGTAGTAAGGAAGTCTTTTGAGATTGGTACGGTGGGGTTAGTGCCTTGTGCTGTAGGTGGGACCAATATTAGTCATTGGTCTCGTGGTGGTCATTTGTATAATCAATTGATTAAAAGGGCAATGGCTTCATTGCGTGAGGGTGGGACTATTCAGGCTTTGGTTTGGTATCAAGGTGAGAGTGATACGCTTTTAAAACAAGATGCTGATGCGTATAACAGGAGATTGTTAAACTTCTTTTTAGATTTTCGGACGGACCTTCAGTCCCCTATGCTTCCAATTATTCAG GTTGCCATAACATCAGGAGAAGGGCGTTTTATAGAAGACGTGAGGCAGGCTCAGATGGCAGTTGATCTTCTGAATTTCCAGACAATTGATGCCAAAGGATTGCCCTTAGAGCCAGATAACTTGCATCTCACTACGCCAGCACAAGTCCAACTTGGACAGCAATTGGCCCATGCCTTTTTGCACTTCCTCCCTGGACAAGTACAAACTAATGCTGGCAGTTTGTTGGTACAGAATGCTGCACCTAGTATTTCACACTATAATTTCTTTTACACCGCTCTTATTGCTTCAATTATTCTTATTTATCACATTTCACTACCAGTACATATACTATAG